A part of Melittangium boletus DSM 14713 genomic DNA contains:
- a CDS encoding ATPase domain-containing protein, giving the protein MWFLRPRANWMMDRDTSPRVFETGIPNLDRVLGGGIPARQSIIVTGEPGCGKTILCSQIAFHAAARGAPAVVVTVTSEPHDKLVQSLSGFSFFKRELLGGAFFLVSAYASLKKGAKEARDVLLRTVRERGAKLLFIDGLRSIRDLWQDEAMLREFLYELGIGLAAMDCIGLFTTEYGLDKLMALPEATTVDGILAVGVQRRGGRRLRRLEVIKLRGQPHLTGEHLLRIDAGGVLIIPRLEVQALPEPDFLPPPHRAGFGLPELDALMEGGLPSTSTTLLAGSIGIGKTLLATHFVAEGARRGEKTLFASFFEPPAVLFERARRVGLDVSGALKSGALTMLHLPPSEQEADAIVYRVLGEVDRLGAQRLVVDGLTELELSVQDLERRRIFLASFSAHLRSRGVTALFTKEVSKISGAELDFSDTPIALLAENVLLLRYVELRGRIHRILSILKMRDSKYDGNLREFEINDSGIRVLAPLRSAVGLLTGQARPLGTSIGGEEQ; this is encoded by the coding sequence ATGTGGTTCCTTCGCCCGAGGGCCAACTGGATGATGGACCGCGATACTTCCCCGCGGGTCTTCGAGACCGGCATTCCCAACCTGGACAGGGTTCTTGGCGGCGGTATTCCCGCGCGTCAGTCCATCATCGTCACGGGGGAGCCAGGCTGCGGAAAGACCATCCTGTGCAGTCAGATCGCCTTCCACGCCGCCGCGCGAGGTGCCCCCGCGGTGGTGGTCACCGTCACCTCCGAGCCTCATGACAAGCTGGTGCAGTCGCTCTCCGGCTTCTCCTTCTTCAAGCGGGAATTGCTGGGCGGTGCGTTCTTCCTGGTGAGTGCCTACGCCTCGCTGAAGAAGGGCGCCAAGGAAGCGCGGGACGTCCTGCTGCGCACCGTGCGCGAGCGGGGCGCGAAGCTGCTCTTCATCGACGGGCTGCGCTCCATCCGCGACCTGTGGCAGGACGAGGCGATGCTGCGCGAGTTCCTGTACGAGCTGGGCATTGGACTGGCCGCGATGGACTGCATCGGGCTGTTCACCACCGAGTATGGGCTCGACAAGCTGATGGCGCTGCCCGAGGCGACGACGGTGGACGGCATCCTCGCGGTGGGGGTCCAGCGCCGGGGGGGCCGCCGCCTGCGCCGCTTGGAGGTCATCAAGCTGCGAGGCCAACCCCACCTGACCGGTGAGCACCTGCTGCGGATCGACGCCGGGGGGGTGTTGATCATCCCAAGGCTCGAGGTCCAGGCATTGCCCGAGCCGGACTTCCTCCCTCCGCCGCACCGGGCGGGTTTTGGTCTGCCCGAACTCGATGCGCTGATGGAGGGTGGTCTTCCCTCGACCAGCACCACCCTGCTCGCGGGAAGCATCGGCATTGGCAAGACGCTGCTGGCCACGCATTTCGTCGCGGAGGGGGCGCGCCGGGGCGAGAAGACGCTGTTCGCCTCCTTCTTCGAGCCTCCCGCCGTGCTGTTCGAGCGGGCCCGGCGCGTGGGTCTGGACGTGAGCGGTGCGCTGAAGAGCGGCGCGTTGACGATGCTCCACCTGCCTCCTTCCGAGCAGGAAGCGGACGCCATCGTCTACCGCGTTCTTGGCGAAGTCGACCGGTTGGGCGCCCAGCGGCTCGTGGTGGATGGGCTGACGGAGTTGGAGCTGTCGGTGCAGGACCTGGAGCGGCGGCGCATCTTCCTGGCCTCGTTCAGCGCCCATCTTCGGAGCCGGGGGGTGACGGCCCTCTTCACCAAGGAAGTCTCGAAGATCTCCGGCGCGGAACTGGACTTCAGCGACACGCCCATCGCGCTGCTCGCCGAGAACGTGCTTCTCCTGCGGTACGTGGAACTGCGCGGCCGCATCCACCGCATCCTGTCCATCCTCAAGATGCGCGACAGCAAGTACGACGGGAACCTGCGCGAGTTCGAGATCAACGATTCGGGTATTCGCGTGCTGGCCCCCTTGCGCTCGGCCGTGGGGTTGCTCACCGGGCAGGCCCGTCCGCTGGGCACCAGCATCGGTGGGGAGGAGCAGTGA